Proteins encoded within one genomic window of Haematobia irritans isolate KBUSLIRL chromosome 5, ASM5000362v1, whole genome shotgun sequence:
- the AspRS gene encoding aspartyl-tRNA synthetase, whose protein sequence is MVTENETVTATTEGPSKKAAKKQAKEALKAAKKAEYKAASGKVENDNNAGDSGEDCSAGRYGTYGIINSKEKHDDRNFVTVTDLSSYMGKGAVWVRGRVHTCRAKGKQCFLILRQHSSTVQCILAVGDNVSKQMVKFAGNLNKESIIDIEAQAVSVPSKIESCTEQNLELSIKQLFVVSQAKAQLPLQIEDASRPDNPDDTEGLNIRVNQDTRLDNRVLDLRTPANQAIFRLEAGVCRLFRDILTDKGFTEIHTPKIISAASEGGANVFTVSYFKDSAYLAQSPQLYKQMAIAADFDKVFTVGAVFRAEDSNTHRHLTEFVGLDLEMSFKYHYHEVLHTIGNTFTEIFKGLRDRYSREIAAVGQQYKVEPFKFLEPPLILEFSEGVAMLREAGVETGDEEDLSTPNEKLLGRLVKAKYDTDFYILDKFPLAIRPFYTMPDPNNPMYSNSYDMFMRGEEILSGAQRIHDPDFLTERAKHHAIDISKIAAYIESFRFGCPPHAGGGIGMERVVMLYLGLDNIRKTSMFPRDPKRLTP, encoded by the exons ATGGTGACAGAAAATGAAACAGTCACGGCCACCACAGAGGGACCATCCAAAAAAGCGGCAAAGAAACAGGCCAAGGAAGCTCTAAAAGCCGCAAAA AAAGCCGAATATAAGGCAGCATCTGGCAAAGTGGAAAATGACAATAATGCTGGAGATTCTGGAGAAGATTGTTCGGCTGGACGTTATGGCACATACGGTATCATCAATTCTAAAGAGAAACATGATGATCGTAATTTTGTCACAGTCACAGATTTGAGTAGTTATATGGGAAAAGGTGCGGTCTGGGTAAGAGGTCGTGTCCATACATGCAGAGCTAAGGGCAAACAGTGTTTCTTGATCTTGCGTCAGCATAGCAGTACCGTTCAATGCATTTTGGCAGTGGGAGACAATGTATCCAAACAAATGGTGAAGTTTGCTGGCAA CTTGAACAAGGAAAGTATTATCGACATTGAAGCTCAGGCAGTTAGTGTTCCAAGTAAAATTGAGTCTTGTACTGAGCAAAATCTTGAGCTTTCCATTAAGCAATTATTTGTAGTTTCGCAAGCTAAAGCTCAACTGCCCTTGCAAATCGAAGATGCCTCTCGGCCAGACAATCCTGATGACACAGAAGGTCTTAATATTCGAGTCAACCAAGATACGCGTTTGGACAATCGTGTTTTGGATTTGCGAACCCCGGCCAATCAAGCCATCTTCCGTTTGGAAGCTGGTGTTTGCCGTTTATTCCGTGATATACTCACCGATAAAGGATTCACCGAAATACATACCCCTAAAATCATATCAGCTGCCAGTGAGGGAGGTGCCAATGTGTTTACAGTCAGTTATTTCAAAG ACTCTGCTTATTTGGCACAATCACCCCAACTGTATAAACAAATGGCAATTGCTGCCGATTTTGACAAGGTCTTTACTGTAGGAGCCGTATTTCGGGCTGAAGATTCAAATACCCACAGGCATTTAACTGAATTCGTTGGTCTTGACTTGGAAATGTCCTTTAAATATCATTACCATGAAGTCTTGCATACCATCGGCAATACGTTTACCGAAATATTCAAAGGCTTACGCGATCGTTACAGTCGGGAAATAGCAGCTGTGGGTCAGCAATATAAAGTGGAGCCTTTCAAATTTCTGGAGCCTCCattaattttggaattttctGAGGGTGTGGCCATGTTAAGGGAAGCTGGTGTTGAGACCGGTGACGAAGAAGATCTTTCAACtccaaatgaaaaattattgggtCGTTTGGTGAAGGCCAAATATGATACCGATTTCTATATTTTGGACAAATTCCCATTGGCTATAAGACCGTTCTATACCATGCCAGATCCCAATAATCCCATGTACTCCAATTCCTACGACATGTTTATGAGAGGTGAAGAAATATTGTCGGGAGCTCAACGTATTCATGATCCCGATTTCCTAACAGAAAGAGCGAAACATCATGCCATAG ataTCAGTAAAATTGCGGCCTATATTGAATCCTTCCGTTTTGGTTGTCCCCCACATGCTGGTGGTGGTATTGGTATGGAGCGTGTGGTTATGTTGTATTTGGGCCTTGACAATATACGCAAGACTTCCATGTTCCCACGTGATCCCAAGCGATTGACTCCTTAA